Sequence from the Nocardiopsis sp. YSL2 genome:
GTGACCCTGCTTCCGCTCGCCGTGGCGGCCGTCCCCCTCCTGCTGCTCCAGCCGGCGCGCGCCCTCGTCCTGCGCACCCGCGAGCACTACGCCGACGTCCGCGCCGCCGGCTCCCCGGGCACCGCCTCCGCGCTCCGGTCCGCGTTCGTCGCCATGGCCGAGGGGCGGCCACGGGAAAGCGCCTGGCAGCGGGCACGTTCCTACCACCCCCGACCGCGGGACAGGGCCGAAACGCTCCGCGACCCGCGGCGCCTGGCGCGGGTCCGCCCGGCCGACCTGCTGACCGCCGGTCTGATCCTCGGCGCCGGACAGCCGTATCTCGGTACGGCCGGGAGGCTGGTGACCGAGGGCGAGGCGAGTCTCGGCATGCTAGCCGTCGCGGTCCTCCTCGGCGCCGTGGTCGGTGTCGTGGTCGCCGCCATCGTCTGGAACGCGGTCTGCGCGTCGACCGGTGACCCACTGCGCCTGGGGCGGTGCGCGGCGCTCCTCGCCGGCGGGATCGCCGTGGGCGTATCGGTGCCGCATCCGTACGTTCCCTGGGGCTGGTCCTCCACCAGCGCCGCGCCCGTCGTCACCACCGCCGTCTCGGTCCTCGCGCTGTGGCTGACCTGCCTGCTCTTCCTGGTGTGGAGCGCGATGTGCGCCCGCCGCTGGCTGTCCTCCTCCGCACCGCCACGCCTGGCGTGCGTCCTCGGGTTGGGCTGCGCGGGTGCGGTGTTCGGGTGCCTGTTCGCGCTGTGGGTGACCTTCGACGGGATCCTGGGCACGTTCGTGGTCCCGGGACCGAGCTCCGTGGCGATGAGCCTGTTCAGCGTGGGGTCCGTGTGGCCCCTGCCGCTGGCCGCGGGTTTCATGGCGGTGGGCGTCCTCGCCGTTCCCGCCCAGGAGGCCCGGCTCGCGGCCGCATGGGTGCTCCGGGCCTGCGGTGGCGTCACCATCGTCTTCACGCTCCTGGTGGCCCTTGCCGCCACTGCGACGAGTGACGCGCCCACTCTGCTCGCGTTGATCGTGGCACTGACGCTGCTGCTGGCCGCTGCCGCCTCCGCAGTGCTCGGCGTCCGCCGGGGCGGCCGGGGACGGGCCGGGGTCGTCGCGTGCGCGGCGGGCGCGATGGCGTGCACGGCGGGGTTCCTCGAACCCGCCGCCTTCGAGTCAGGAGTGTGGGCCGCCTGCCTGGGGTGGGGAGGGGTGCTGTCGTGCTCGGCCGCCCTGGGGAACTCCGTGCTGACCGCTTACGGCTCGAATGGCGGCCTCGCCGCGCTCTCCGTGTCCGCGCTGCTGCTCGTCTGCGTGCCTGCAGCTGCGGCGGGATCGGCGGTGCGCGCACGCGTCGACCGGCGTCGTGGGAGGGGACCCGGGGCATGGCCCGGGCGGCCGGGACTCGGTCATCAGGCGATCGCGGTGGCGGCGGTCGCGACGGCAGCGGCCTTCGTCGCGGTCTTCCACGCCGGGCCTGTCGGCGAGCCGATCGACGCCTTCGGACCGGAGGAACGCAGGGCACTGCGGGCGGCGGTGGTGCCCGGCAGCACGGACGGCGACGAGGCGTGCCAGGCGGTGCTCGGTGTCCACGACTCGGCCGCGCGCGGGGACATGTCCCACGAGAGCTGGTCGTCCACGCTGGTCACGCTCGCCTCCAGCGGTGATCCCGCCCTCGCCGCCTTCGGGCGGGCCATGCTCAACGGCGCCGATCATTCCTACACGAGGTTCTTCCAATTGGTGGACAACTACTGCTCCGCCACCGGGGCTCCGTCTGCGTGACGTGGGCGCGTCAGGGGACTGAACGGCGAGCCACCCGGAATCCGTCCAGGGCGTGGCTCCACCGCCTGGGCCGCGAGATGAGCAGAGCCTATCTCGATGCGACACCCCTGGCCAGCGCTACTCCGCATCAGTTCGTGGACGTGGAGAGATGCCGGAACACCGCGCCGGGTTCACTCGCTGATCCGTACGGTTGAGCGGTCCTCACGCTCCCACGGCTGCTTTTGGTTTTCTACTTGGAGTAGTAGAAGTACCAGTTGCCGAAGAAGGCCGGCGACTGAAAGCAGTAGCTCTCGATCTCGTAGTAGCGGTCGTACTCGCCCCTCGCGATCTTGCAGTCGCGCTCGGAGTAGTAGGGACCGGCGGTGTGTAGGGAGGCCGCGCTGGCTGTCCCACTCGCAGAGAAAGCCATCAACAGGGCGAAGAGGACAACGGCCAGCCCTCGGGACAAGCGCTTCATCTGGCACCTCTCCATGCTGAGTTGTGCACTACGGCAGTTTCCTACATTGTGACGCAAGGAAGTGTAGAAATCCACTCAACCCCTTCGGCTCCTGTGGCTGCTGCACCGCCTGGAGCGCAACGGCTACGTCCAGGCGTCCTGGAGGTCCAGGTCGAACAGTGGCGCGGCTTCGTGCGGCGCCGCCGGGCCATCTCCCCGCAGGGCGTCGAGGATATGGAGGACCACCTGCGCGAACAGATCGTGGACCTGGGGTCGAACGGCCCCGACGAAGAGGAAGCCCTCCTCGTCGCGGTCAAGCGCATGGGCCACCTGGACGAGGTGTCACGGGAGTTCGTCCGCGAGCACGCCCACCGGCTCCGGAAGCCGTGGGTCCTCGTTCCCGAGGCCGACGACGGTGCCGGCGGCATCGGGCGCTGGCGCGATCTCGGGGTGGTCCTCGCGTTCTCGGTCGGCCCGGGCTACGGGGCGACGTCACCCGGTGCGGGTGTCGGTCAGCTCGCTGTGTAGACCACGAACGAGACCGCGACGTAGTGGCAGACGAACGCCGCGATGGTCAGCGAGTGGAAGATCTCGTGGAAGCCGAACCACCGTGGTGCGGGATTGGGCCGCTTGAGGCCGTAGACCACCGCACCCACGCTGTAGAGCACCCCGCCGACCAGGATGAGGATCCACGTCGCCGGGTGCGTCCCGCCGATCAGGTCGGGGATGAACAGCACCGCGACCCAGCCGATGGCCAGGTACAGCGCCGTCGACAGCCACCGGGGGGCGTTGAGCCACAGCAGCTTGAAGGCCACGCCCGCCGTGGCGCCGCCCCAGATCAGCGCGAGCATCGCCGTGCGCAGCGCGCCGTCCAGGACCAGGATGACGAAGGGCGTGTAGGTGCCGGCGATGATGAGGTAGATGTTGGAGTGGTCCATGCGGCGCAGGATCCTCTGCGCGGGCGGGGACCAGCGGCCCACGTGGTAGACGGCCGAGGTGCTGAAGAGCAGCACCGAGCTGAGGGCGTACACCGCGCTGGCGGCCATCGCCGGCAGCGTGGGTGACAGGCACACCAGGACGATGCCCGCCGCCAGGGCGAGCGGCGCCGTACCCAGGTGCAGCCACCCGCGCAGTCGTGGCTTGACCGCCTCCAGGAGGTCCTCGGCGGCTCCGCGCGCTTTGGTCCTCATCGTCTCGCCCTGGTGTTGCTGCTCCTCCGACACCGTCGCACTCCTCGCGTCCACTCGTCCCGCGTCGGTACGGGGCTCACGGGCAGCCTAACTTACGCATCCGTAGGTTACTGCCAGGTAATGCTGTGTCGAGCCGCACATCGCCGAATCCGCGCCGGTGCGGGGGCTCTCGTCGGCGCCTCCCGGTGGCGGCTGTGGTTCTCGGTGGTCGTGTGCCTCCAGGGGGCGGTTCCGCCTCCGGTCGTCCTTCGGCATGCGGTCAGAGTTCCCAGGTCGGCAGCGGTGTCGCGGGTGGCGCGGGGCCTCCCTGGTCGTATTCTGGACACAAGGGACCGGTGTACCCGAGCTGAACCATTGGTATAGACCTGTTCAACATCCTTGAACTGCGAAAATATCGTAATCGGGGAGTTCATGACAGGGGAGTCGCGCGCGGTGCGGATAGAGTCCGGACCCATCCGGGCGAGGGGCCGTCCCACCGCGGAGCCGTCGAGAAGAACGAGGGAGCACCCCCGTGGCCAAGTACGTCTACAACTTCACCGAGGGCAGCAAGGACCAGAAGGATCTCCTCGGCGGAAAGGGGGCCAACCTCGCCGAGATGACCAACCTCGGCCTGCCGGTGCCCCCCGGTTTCACGATCACCACCAAGGCGTGCCGGCACTACCTGGAGAACGGCAGCGTCCCCGCCGGGCTGGACGCCGAGATCGAGGCCAACCTCAAGGAGCTGGAGAAGGCCATGGGCCGCCGGCTCGGCCAGCCCGACGATCCGCTCCTGGTGAGCGTGCGGTCGGGCGCCAGGTTCTCCATGCCCGGCATGATGGAGACCGTCCTCAACATCGGCCTCAACGACGAGTCGGTCGTCGGCCTGGCCGCCCAGGGCGGCGACGAGCGCTTCGCCTGGGACTCCTACCGCCGCCTCATCCAGATGTTCGGCAAGACCGTCCTGGACATCGACGGAGAACTCTTCGAGGCCGCCATCGACGAGGCCAAGGCCGCCAAGGGCACGACCGACGACCTCGACCTCGACGCCGCGGACTTCCGCGACCTCGTCGCCCGCTTCAAGGACATCGTCCAGGAGCAGACCGGCCGCCCCTTCCCGTCGGACCCCCGCGACCAGATGACCCTCGCCGTCAAGGCGGTCTTCGACTCCTGGAACGCCCCCCGCGCGGTGCTCTACCGCCGCCAGGAGCGCATCCCCTCCGACCTGGGCACCGCGGTCAACATCTGCTCGATGGTCTTCGGCAACCTCGGCATGGACTCGGGCACCGGCGTCGCCTTCACCCGCGACCCCGCCTCGGGCCAGCCCGGCGTCTACGGCGACTACCTCCAGAACGCCCAGGGCGAGGACGTGGTGGCCGGTATCCGCAACACCGTCCCCCTCGCCGACCTGGAGAAGATCGACGCCCGCAGCTACCAGGAGCTCATGGGCATCATGGACACCCTGGAGAACCACTACCGCGACCTGTGCGACATCGAGTTCACGATCGAGCGCGGCAAGCTGTGGATGCTCCAGACCCGCGTGGGCAAGCGGACCGCGGGCGCTGCCTTCCGCATCGCCGACCAGCTCGTCGACCAGGGCATGATCACCCTCGACGAGGCGGTCCAGCGCGTCACCGGCGACCAGCTCGCCCAGCTGATGTTCCCCCGCTTCGACGACCGCGCCGCCACCGACCCCGACCTCCGCCGGCTCGGACGCGGCA
This genomic interval carries:
- a CDS encoding M48 family metalloprotease → MRPDARFDPFVLPSATSLRFGLLIIGAAVGAMYITLWQVALLELAGVPSILDPAACSARARADAGAVPDGVLLDDYLSCAAGQEKRLVAIMLGGAPVWAALTVAVYAAYPLLLRLRLRPIPVGDDDPRLQRAEGDLRAVLGDRGRDRVQVLVTLGTANGARAFGAFGRYSVAVDSTLLAARGDSDLDRQCSAVLRHEAAHLRNRDIDITYLTIGAWWSFLVLLALTMAAHAAVVATARSAGDALSLIVVTLLPLAVAAVPLLLLQPARALVLRTREHYADVRAAGSPGTASALRSAFVAMAEGRPRESAWQRARSYHPRPRDRAETLRDPRRLARVRPADLLTAGLILGAGQPYLGTAGRLVTEGEASLGMLAVAVLLGAVVGVVVAAIVWNAVCASTGDPLRLGRCAALLAGGIAVGVSVPHPYVPWGWSSTSAAPVVTTAVSVLALWLTCLLFLVWSAMCARRWLSSSAPPRLACVLGLGCAGAVFGCLFALWVTFDGILGTFVVPGPSSVAMSLFSVGSVWPLPLAAGFMAVGVLAVPAQEARLAAAWVLRACGGVTIVFTLLVALAATATSDAPTLLALIVALTLLLAAAASAVLGVRRGGRGRAGVVACAAGAMACTAGFLEPAAFESGVWAACLGWGGVLSCSAALGNSVLTAYGSNGGLAALSVSALLLVCVPAAAAGSAVRARVDRRRGRGPGAWPGRPGLGHQAIAVAAVATAAAFVAVFHAGPVGEPIDAFGPEERRALRAAVVPGSTDGDEACQAVLGVHDSAARGDMSHESWSSTLVTLASSGDPALAAFGRAMLNGADHSYTRFFQLVDNYCSATGAPSA
- a CDS encoding permease prefix domain 1-containing protein, encoding MAAAPPGAQRLRPGVLEVQVEQWRGFVRRRRAISPQGVEDMEDHLREQIVDLGSNGPDEEEALLVAVKRMGHLDEVSREFVREHAHRLRKPWVLVPEADDGAGGIGRWRDLGVVLAFSVGPGYGATSPGAGVGQLAV
- a CDS encoding hemolysin III family protein → MRTKARGAAEDLLEAVKPRLRGWLHLGTAPLALAAGIVLVCLSPTLPAMAASAVYALSSVLLFSTSAVYHVGRWSPPAQRILRRMDHSNIYLIIAGTYTPFVILVLDGALRTAMLALIWGGATAGVAFKLLWLNAPRWLSTALYLAIGWVAVLFIPDLIGGTHPATWILILVGGVLYSVGAVVYGLKRPNPAPRWFGFHEIFHSLTIAAFVCHYVAVSFVVYTAS